In Nocardioides daphniae, the DNA window GCGACGGCCGCTCCTCCTCGCCGATCCTCGGCCGGCCCTCGACGGCGGTGAGGGCCTGGCGGCGATCCGCTCCACGGCGCAGACCGCCGCGCTGCACGGCAACCCCACCTGGGACCACGCCATGGGGCCGATGCAGTTCATCCCGTCGACCTGGAGCCGGTTCAGCCGCGACGGCGACGGCGACGGCGTGAAGGACCCGCACGACATCGACGACGCCGCCGCGTCCGCTGCCGCCTACCTCTGCTTCGACGGCCACGACCTGACGACCTCGTCGGGCTGGAACGCCGCGATCTTCTCCTACAACCACGACAACGGCTACGTGAACGCGGTGTACGCCGCGGCGAACCGTTACGGGCTCGCCGTCCAGTGAGCTGACTGGAGTTCTGCAGTCACCAGATGACTGGAGAACTCCACCGAAGCTGATGGGAACCGGTTCTCCACAGCGACCAGTGGCGCGCCAGCGGGACAGGGCTCGCGGAGGCCACGCTGGCCACATGTCGCTGCCGCCCGAGCTCCTCGCCCTCGCTGGTCCCCAGGACGGGGTCGTGAGCCGCGCGCAGCTGGTGGCTGCCGGGCTGGGGGACCACGTCGTACGTCGGCTCGTGCGCCGTCGACTGCTGGCGCCGGTCCACCGCGGGGTCTTCGTCGACCACACCGGCACGCTCACCTGGCGCCAGGCGGCGTGGGCCGCGGTCCTGCTCACAGCGCCGTCGGCCCTCGACGGCTGTCCGCGCTGCGCGCCTCGGGCCTGCGGACGGCCAGCACGGACGGGCCGATGCACGTCGTGGTCGCGGAGGAGAGGCGGCTGGTGCCGCCACCCGACATCGTCGTACGACGCGGGCGTGACCTCGGGCCTCGCGTGCTC includes these proteins:
- a CDS encoding lytic murein transglycosylase encodes the protein MQFIPSTWSRFSRDGDGDGVKDPHDIDDAAASAAAYLCFDGHDLTTSSGWNAAIFSYNHDNGYVNAVYAAANRYGLAVQ